In a genomic window of Drosophila takahashii strain IR98-3 E-12201 chromosome 3L, DtakHiC1v2, whole genome shotgun sequence:
- the LOC108059875 gene encoding uncharacterized protein, which produces MLANIALKILLLNWMLDGTLGQSYCSDCSPTNNQYACLNETAYGLCFGQGTVDESAVTNCREGYYCVLAGFCATMDSAEPACVTDISTTTTDLVTDSTTDSSSLETTESTVTTESTTMETTESTETSDSTTSGITTDSSTQESTVTTGSTTMETTESTETTTSEISSDSTTSKITTDSSTQETTESTVTTASTTRETTDTTTSEITTDSSTQKSTKSTVTESSTTPVTITADSTTPIFTTDSSTQETTESTVTETSTPVITTESSTDSTTSIITTDSSTESTTPANTTDSSTLPTTSEPTTESTSTPSTTTESSEVDPNVYCAKLRSKGYFRVETDTTCQMYVYCYKLSQDYLGWLYYCNTNQYYNSDTEACQPTRPSNC; this is translated from the exons ATGCTGGCAAATATAGCTCTTAAG ATCTTACTGCTCAACTGGATGTTAGATGGCACTCTTGGACAATCTTATTGTTCCGACTGTTCCCCGACAAATAACCAATACGCCTGTTTAAATGAGACTGCCTATGGTCTTTGCTTCGGTCAGGGAACTGTGGATGAAAGTGCAGTGACAAACTGTCGGGAGGGCTACTACTGCGTCCTGGCGGGATTCTGTGCGACCATGGATTCAGCGGAA CCGGCTTGTGTCACTGATATTTCTACGACCACAACGGATTTGGTAACAG ATTCGACGACCGATTCGAGTAGCCTGGAAACCACAGAGTCTACAGTGACCACAGAGAGCACTACAATGGAGACGACGGAGTCTACGGAAACCTCGGATTCTACTACTTCTGGAATAACAACGGATTCGAGTACCCAGGAAAGCACAGTGACCACAGGAAGTACTACAATGGAAACTACGGAATCTACAGAAACCACTACTTCTGAAATCAGTTCAGATTCCACTACTTCCAAAATAACAACGGATTCGAGTACTCAAGAAACCACAGAGTCTACAGTGACCACAGCATCGACTACAAGGGAAACAACGGATACTACTACTTCTGAAATAACAACAGATTCCAGTACTCAAAAGTCCACCAAGTCTACAGTGACTGAAAGTTCGACCACGCCAGTTACCATAACTGCTGATTCTACTACTCCTATATTTACCACGGATTCCAGTACTCAAGAAACCACGGAGTCTACAGTGACCGAAACTTCGACACCAGTAATCACTACAGAATCCAGTACAGATTCCACAACATCTATTATTACAACAGATTCGAGTACCGAATCCACCACTCCTGCTAATACAACAGATTCTAGCACTCTACCCACAACTTCTGAACCAACTACTGAGTCCACTAGCACTCCAAGTACTACTACAGAGTCTTCTGAAGTAGATCCCAACGTCTATTGCGCTAAGTTAAGGAGCAAAGGCTACTTTCGAGTTGAAACAGATACAACGTGTCAAAT GTATGTCTACTGCTATAAACTGAGCCAGGATTACCTGGGTTGGCTGTATTACTGCAACACGAATCAATACTACAATTCAGATACGGAGGCCTGTCAACCCACTCGACCAAGCAATTGCTag
- the LOC108059878 gene encoding integumentary mucin A.1 isoform X1 → MWCLKALVSLLLVQYLAATCDVCQSASKVACHSETTFSICYDGVPSYDLLPCPKDYYCTDGFYTCYLNADPVCKSETTTTEIPTTSTTEIPSTTTTEIPTTTTTTEIPTTTTTTEIPTTTTTSEIPTTTTTTEIPTTTTEAPWNPDDLCQQATKNTFFENVDDPTCTTFITCSVVDGIRSTKVTSCKANQYYSTSLKVCTATKPDGCVDTTTTETPSTTVTTTTAATTTTTVTTTTTTTAAPWSAEATCLTVSKTTLFKNEDDPTCNSYLYCYVSSSGSATALIKKCKSDQYFDVEEKVCSTTKPDYCT, encoded by the exons ATGTGGTGTTTAAAGGCCCTAGTATCACTG CTCTTGGTCCAATATTTGGCGGCCACATGCGATGTGTGCCAAAGTGCGAGTAAAGTGGCTTGTCATAGTGAGACCACTTTTTCCATCTGCTATGACG GAGTGCCATCTTATGATCTGCTGCCTTGTCCAAAGGATTATTATTGCACCGATGGTTTCTACACTTGTTATCTGAATGCCGATCCAGTCTGCAAGTCAGAGACCACAACCACGGAGATCCCAACTACTAGTACTACTGAGATTCCATCTACTACGACCACTGAGATCCCAACTACAACGACTACTACTGAAATTCCAACTACCACCACAACCACCGAAATTCCAACTACCACAACAACCTCTGAAATTCCAACTACTACAACAACCACTGAAATCCCAACAACCACCACAGAAGCTCCTTGGAATCCCGATGATCTCTGCCAGCAAGCCactaaaaacacattttttgagAACGTAGATGATCCCACCTGCACCAC TTTTATAACCTGTTCAGTTGTTGATGGAATCCGTTCCACAAAAGTTACTTCATGCAAGGCCAATCAGTATTATAGTACTAGTTTGAAGGTTTGCACAGCCACAAAACCGGATGGATGTGTGGACACCACCACCACGGAGACGCCCTCAACCACTGTGACCACCACCACTGCAGCAACCACCACAACCACTGTGACCACAACAACTACAACCACAGCGGCACCCTGGAGTGCAGAAGCAACCTGCTTGACTGTCTCGAAAACCACATTGTTTAAAAACGAAGACGATCCAACCTGCAATTC CTATCTATATTGCTATGTTTCTAGTTCTGGATCTGCTACTGCTTTAATAAAGAAGTGCAAATCAGACCAATATTTTGATGTCGAAGAAAAAGTGTGTTCTACCACCAAACCCGATTATTGCACCTAA
- the LOC108059878 gene encoding integumentary mucin A.1 isoform X2, with protein MWCLKALVSLLLVQYLAATCDVCQSASKVACHSETTFSICYDGVPSYDLLPCPKDYYCTDGFYTCYLNADPVCKSETTTTEIPTTSTTEIPSTTTTEIPTTTTTTEIPTTTTTTEIPTTTTTSEIPTTTTTTEIPTTTTEAPWNPDDLCQQATKNTFFENVDDPTCTTFITCSVVDGIRSTKVTSCKANQYYSTSLKVCTATKPDGCVDTTTTETPSTTVTTTTAATTTTTVTTTTTTTAAPWSAEATCLTVSKTTLFKNEDDPTCNSYLYCHVSNGSATALIKSCKANDYFDATEKVCSATKPDYCT; from the exons ATGTGGTGTTTAAAGGCCCTAGTATCACTG CTCTTGGTCCAATATTTGGCGGCCACATGCGATGTGTGCCAAAGTGCGAGTAAAGTGGCTTGTCATAGTGAGACCACTTTTTCCATCTGCTATGACG GAGTGCCATCTTATGATCTGCTGCCTTGTCCAAAGGATTATTATTGCACCGATGGTTTCTACACTTGTTATCTGAATGCCGATCCAGTCTGCAAGTCAGAGACCACAACCACGGAGATCCCAACTACTAGTACTACTGAGATTCCATCTACTACGACCACTGAGATCCCAACTACAACGACTACTACTGAAATTCCAACTACCACCACAACCACCGAAATTCCAACTACCACAACAACCTCTGAAATTCCAACTACTACAACAACCACTGAAATCCCAACAACCACCACAGAAGCTCCTTGGAATCCCGATGATCTCTGCCAGCAAGCCactaaaaacacattttttgagAACGTAGATGATCCCACCTGCACCAC TTTTATAACCTGTTCAGTTGTTGATGGAATCCGTTCCACAAAAGTTACTTCATGCAAGGCCAATCAGTATTATAGTACTAGTTTGAAGGTTTGCACAGCCACAAAACCGGATGGATGTGTGGACACCACCACCACGGAGACGCCCTCAACCACTGTGACCACCACCACTGCAGCAACCACCACAACCACTGTGACCACAACAACTACAACCACAGCGGCACCCTGGAGTGCAGAAGCAACCTGCTTGACTGTCTCGAAAACCACATTGTTTAAAAACGAAGACGATCCAACCTGCAATTC CTATCTATATTGCCATGTTTCTAATGGATCAGCTACTGCTTTGATAAAGAGTTGCAAGGCAAACGATTACTTTGATGCCACAGAAAAAGTGTGTTCTGCCACCAAACCCGATTATTGCACCTAA
- the LOC108059873 gene encoding zinc finger protein 239 isoform X3: MESSICRACLLSDENMVNIYDAKHESGISIANMISQCTGCKVEKDDLLPKTICSVCLQDAQNAFDIIETYERSHHFFCYFRELREEERDNEGSYCSEEDTPKEVESIGDNGQTKTCEIDQTDSEAGMESSEEDLEQMVLRENPFQCLQCSRILTSKENLQGHLRTHTGERPFKCSKCPKSYTRSSGLKNHLPVHSGERPFKCKHCSTTYVYRSDFRVHLRTHTGERPFKCSHCPKSFTTSSNLIVHLRIHTGERPFKCSQCPKSFAQSSSLSNHLRTHTGERPFKCSQCLQSFTHNSVLKAHLRTHTGERPFKCSHCPKSFTRSASLTEHLRTHK, from the coding sequence ATGGAGTCTTCAATATGTCGTGCTTGTCTGTTATCTGACGAAAATATGGTCAATATTTACGATGCCAAACACGAATCGGGGATTTCCATTGCAAACATGATTTCTCAGTGCACCGGCTGTAAAGTGGAAAAAGACGATCTTCTACCCAAAACCATTTGCTCAGTCTGCCTGCAGGATGCCCAGAATGCATTCGATATTATTGAAACGTACGAAAGAAGCCACCACTTCTTCTGCTACTTTAGAGAATTAAGGGAGGAGGAACGCGATAATGAAGGATCCTATTGCTCTGAGGAAGACACACCAAAAGAAGTCGAATCAATTGGAGACAATGGTCAAACAAAAACATGCGAAATAGATCAGACCGATTCCGAAGCTGGGATGGAGAGCTCTGAAGAAGATTTAGAGCAAATGGTTTTACGGGAAAATCCATTTCAGTGTTTACAATGCTCAAGGATTTTAACATCTAAAGAAAATCTTCAAGGACACTTGCGAACTCACACAGGAGAACGACCCTTCAAGTGCTCTAAATGTCCAAAGTCTTATACTCGTTCTTCAGGTCTAAAGAACCACTTGCCAGTTCACAGCGGAGAACGACCGTTCAAGTGTAAACATTGCTCAACGACATACGTATATAGATCCGATTTTCGTGTTCACTTGCGCACTCACACAGGAGAACGACCCTTCAAGTGTTCTCACTGTCCAAAGTCTTTTACGACTTCTTCAAATCTAATTGTGCACTTGCGAATTCACACAGGAGAACGACCCTTCAAGTGTTCTCAGTGTCCAAAGTCTTTTGCTCAATCTTCAAGTctgtctaatcacttgcgaaCTCACACAGGAGAACGACCCTTTAAGTGTTCCCAATGTCTGCAGTCTTTTACTCATAATTCAGTTCTAAAGGCCCACTTGCGAACACACACTGGAGAACGCCCATTTAAGTGTTCCCACTGTCCCAAGTCCTTTACTCGATCCGCATCTCTAACTGAACACTTGCGAACCCACAAATGA
- the LOC108059886 gene encoding uncharacterized protein, with protein sequence MWTSLILSMLLLHCLVALPAPELKVLDSWSADTACQEVDKSVMIENQNDSTCTTFVYCYLTNDSTRALIKSCKSGQYFDSNLKVCSINKPEGCA encoded by the exons ATGTGGACGAGTCTTATTTTATCAATG CTTCTGCTGCATTGCCTGGTTGCATTGCCAGCTCCTGAACTAAAAGTCCTGGATTCCTGGAGTGCAGATACAGCCTGTCAGGAAGTGGATAAATCTGTGATGattgaaaaccaaaacgaTTCCACATGCACCAC TTTCGTATATTGCTATTTAACCAATGACTCAACGAGAGCTCTAATcaaaagttgtaaaagtgGGCAATACTTTGATTCGAACCTTAAAGTCTGCAGTATTAATAAACCCGAAGGATGtgcataa
- the LOC108059881 gene encoding uncharacterized protein → MPRSPESDDQSSDSWSLETACQNLTKTTIMKNQNDPTCASYVYCYFGSNGPPVPLVKTCKSNTYFDDTIKICTTIKPDSCTSDNQNSESWSLEKAFPDITKYTVLENQDDPTCTSYAYSYVGKTDYSISLKVCVSTKPNECEEAETPSTIAAP, encoded by the exons ATGCCAAGAAGTCCAGAGTCGGATGACCAGAGCTCGGACTCTTGGAGTTTGGAAACAGCCTGCCAGAATCTTACGAAAACCACCATAATGAAAAACCAAAATGATCCAACGTGTGCAAG ctaTGTATATTGCTATTTTGGATCTAATGGACCCCCTGTGCCTTTGGTAAAGACTTGCAAGTCAAACACCTACTTTGATGAcactataaaaatatgcacCACTATTAAACCTGATTCGTGCACATCAGATAACCAGAACTCGGAATCTTGGAGTTTGGAAAAAGCCTTCCCGGATATTACAAAATACACCGTATTGGAAAACCAGGATGATCCAACGTGTACAAG CTATGCATATAGCTATGTTGGTAAGACCGATTACAGCATAAGCTTGAAGGTCTGTGTATCCACAAAGCCGAATGAATGTGAGGAGGCGGAGACACCCTCAACCATTGCGGCACCCTAA
- the LOC108059882 gene encoding uncharacterized protein, producing MAIQHNSAPLPKCTNKTGTQVSADHSPKIRKVAKMLKFLGLFALVGLPIVWIQADCNVCQTNGASCINQTAYNLCFGGSEPNTNQTFVCTDGLVCTDQPVICFQRSENPASCGDTDSCGQCGPNYTFTCTSLNTFAFCFGALTPTNVTGSCPDGYFCDASTQEICVTKTTDDSIICHIN from the exons ATGGCCATACAACACAATTCGGCACCGCTGCCAAAATGTACAAATAAGACTGGAACGCAGGTGTCTGCTGATCATTCGCCGAAGATCCGTAAAGTTGCGAAGATGTTAAAGTTCTTGGGTTTG TTTGCCTTGGTAGGTCTACCAATCGTTTGGATCCAGGCAGACTGTAATGTTTGCCAAACAAACGGAGCCTCCTGCATCAATCAAACAGCGTATAACTTGTGCTTCGGCGGCTCCGAACCGAATACCAATCAGACCTTCGTCTGCACCGATGGCCTGGTGTGCACGGATCAGCCGGTGATCTGCTTCCAGCGGAGCGAGAACCCCGCCAGCTGCGGCGACACGGACAGCTGTGGCCAGTGTGGTCCCAACTACACCTTCACCTGCACCTCGCTGAACACATTCGCCTTTTGCTTCGGCgccctaacgcccacaaatgTCACGGGAAGCTGTCCGGATGGCTACTTCTGCGACGCCTCCACACAGGAGATCTGCGTGACGAAGACCACTGATGATTCCATCATCTGCCACATTAACTAA
- the LOC108059873 gene encoding zinc finger protein 26 isoform X2 — protein MESSICRACLIPAENMVNIFDSKHESGISIANMISQCTGCKVETDDLLPKTICSACLQDAQNAFDIIERYERSYHFFCFFKEIKEGECDNEGSYCSEEVTTEKDKLIGDNRQEKTLEIDQTDSEDRMESSEEDLEQMGLGENPLQCLQCARILTTKASLRGHLRTHTGERPFKCSKCPKSYTRSSGLKSHLSVHSGERPFKCKHCSRTYLHKYDFRVHLRTHARERPFKCSHCPKSFTTSSNLKVHLRIHTGERPFKCSQCPKSFTIFFSLTLHLRNHTGERPFKCSQCAKSFTTSSRLQSHLLVHTGVRPFKCDHCFKTYARRCTLRRHLQTHTGERPFKCTQCPKSYTVSSSLKIHFRTHTGERPFKCSHCPKSFTHSSGLSKHLRTHTGERPFTCSHCPKSFSRSTILSAHLRTHTGE, from the coding sequence ATGGAGTCTTCAATATGTCGTGCCTGTCTAATACCTGCCGAAAATATGGTCAATATATTCGATTCGAAACACGAATCGGGGATTTCCATTGCAAACATGATTTCTCAGTGCACCGGTTGTAAAGTGGAAACAGACGATCTTCTACCCAAAACCATTTGCTCAGCCTGCCTGCAGGATGCCCAGAATGCATTCGATATTATTGAAAGGTACGAAAGAAGCTACCacttcttctgcttcttcaAAGAAATAAAGGAGGGAGAATGCGATAATGAAGGATCCTATTGCTCTGAGGAAGTGACAACCGAAAAAGATAAATTAATTGGAGACAATCGCCAAGAAAAAACACTCGAAATAGATCAGACCGATTCCGAAGATAGGATGGAGAGCTCTGAAGAAGATTTAGAGCAAATGGGCTTAGGGGAAAACCCATTGCAGTGTTTACAATGCGCACGGATTTTAACAACTAAAGCAAGTCTTCGAGGACACTTGCGAACTCACACAGGAGAACGACCCTTCAAGTGCTCTAAATGTCCAAAGTCTTATACTCGTTCTTCAGGTCTAAAGAGCCACTTGTCAGTTCACAGCGGAGAACGACCGTTCAAGTGTAAACATTGCTCAAGgacatacttacataaataCGATTTTCGTGTTCACTTGCGCACTCACGCACGAGAACGACCCTTCAAGTGTTCTCACTGTCCAAAGTCTTTTACGACTTCTTCAAATCTAAAAGTGCACTTGCGAATTCACACAGGAGAACGACCCTTCAAGTGTTCTCAGTGTCCAAAgtcatttacaatatttttttctctgaCTTTGCACTTGCGAAACCACACAGGAGAACGACCCTTTAAGTGTTCCCAATGTGCAAAGTCTTTTACTACTTCTTCACGTCTACAGAGCCACTTGCTAGTTCACACAGGAGTACGACCGTTCAAGTGTGATCATTGCTTTAAAACATACGCACGTAGATGCACTCTTCGTCGCCACTTGCAAACTCACACTGGAGAACGACCATTTAAGTGTACCCAATGTCCGAAGTCCTATACTGTTTCTTCAAGTCTAAAGATCCACTTTCGAACCCACACAGGAGAACGACCATTCAAGTGTTCCCATTGTCCAAAGTCATTTACACATTCTTCAGGTCTGTCTAAGCACTTGCGAACCCACACAGGAGAACGACCGTTTACGTGTTCCCATTGTCCAAAGTCTTTTTCTCGATCTACAATACTATCTGCTCACTTGCGAACTCACACCGGAGAATAA